Proteins encoded within one genomic window of Triticum aestivum cultivar Chinese Spring chromosome 2D, IWGSC CS RefSeq v2.1, whole genome shotgun sequence:
- the LOC123050780 gene encoding uncharacterized protein, protein MSSSTNKNRKMVRLHSSDGEEFEVAEEAIGGASAIIKGMLEEEEDSMVATNKVIPLPVTGPILSRVLEYVNRHSDEDGALYRDAPTADDPLRRFDDQFVQVDQDTLFDLMAAANYLEMQGLLDLTCRTVADQMLGKTTDEIRTHFYIHNDYTADEEEEHTEWQLAMEKLEPAASGHLPMMETMGERGSMDSSDCGATSGWSMDVLHDILSRLSIRDVVRMSILSREWRQLRICHPDLVLTLDTFLARTQVLVVVVTNQKIETTEFITNVNNLLRPLWSTSTTSTTTLDKFVIEFCLRRNDKYHIDRWVNFGTASRAKHIALDFTEFTYFDSSCCKNMYIFPLCKFSGQNGSCVKSLNLGYVPRFTEAQSRFSNLRNLNMNLLDHYFDPEDTSWVLGLVDLLELTPLLAEMELHIIKNGPRCWLPEPKMVTAVQGPLHRHLRSVHMSGICHVLGLIELALYILGNATVLERMVINPVAHPNRLTDDIHSFSEPVSVDEWDNYYIDETRVIAKQHLDRDEFRHILTFL, encoded by the exons ATGTCGTCGTCCACTAATAAGAACAGGAAGATGGTCCGCCTCCACTCGTCGGACGGTGAGGAGTTCGAGGTGGCGGAGGAGGCCATCGGCGGCGCGTCGGCGATCATCAAGGGcatgctggaggaggaggaggactcgatGGTGGCCACCAACAAGGTGATCCCGCTGCCCGTCACCGGCCCCATCCTCTCGCGCGTGCTCGAGTACGTCAACCGGCACTCCGACGAGGACGGCGCCCTGTACCGCGACGCCCCCACCGCCGACGACCCCCTGCGGCGCTTCGACGACCAGTTTGTGCAGGTGGACCAGGACACGCTCTTCGACCTCATGGCGGCGGCCAACTATCTGGAGATGCAGGGGCTCCTGGACCTCACATGCCGGACGGTGGCGGACCAGATGCTGGGCAAGACCACCGACGAGATCCGCACGCACTTCTACATCCACAATGACTACaccgccgacgaggaggaggag CATACGGAGTGGCAACTGGCTATGGAGAAGCTGGAACCAGCTGCGAGTGG GCACCTACCAATGATGGAGACGATGGGGGAACGGGGTTCTATGGATAGCTCAGACTGTGGCGCCACGTCTGGGTGGTCCATG GATGTGCTGCATGATATACTGTCGCGGTTATCTATCAGAGATGTCGTGAGGATGAGCATACTCTCTCGTGAATGGAGACAGCTAAGGATATGCCACCCAGACCTGGTGCTCACCCTAGACACCTTCTTAGCCAGGACCCAGGTTTTGGTTGTAGTTGTTACTAACCAGAAAATTGAGACTACTGAATTCATCACCAATGTGAACAATCTATTGCGCCCACTGTGGTCTACTTCTACTACAAGTACCACTACGCTGGATAAGTTTGTCATCGAATTTTGTCTTCGCAGAAATGACAAGTATCATATTGATAGATGGGTTAACTTCGGCACCGCGTCAAGGGCTAAGCACATTGCTCTAGATTTCACAGAATTCACTTACTTCGACTCTTCGTGTTGCAAGAACATGTATATTTTCCCTCTGTGCAAATTCAGTGGTCAAAACGGCTCTTGTGTCAAGTCTCTTAATCTGGGCTAC GTGCCAAGATTCACTGAAGCCCAGAGTAGGTTCAGCAACTTGAGGAATCTGAAcatgaaccttcttgatcactaTTTTGATCCAGAGGATACTAGTTGGGTTTTGGGACTGGTTGATCTCTTGGAATTAACACCTCTCTTAGCAGAAATGGAACTGCAT ATTATTAAGAATGGTCCTAGATGTTGGCTTCCTGAACCGAAGATGGTGACAGCTGTGCAGGGGCCTCTACATCGTCACCTCAGAAGTGTCCACATGTCGGGAATTTGTCACGTGTTGGGGCTAATTGAGCTGGCACTCTACATCCTTGGGAATGCTACTGTGCTTGAACGTATGGTAATAAATCCAGTGGCACATCCCAATAGACTTACCGATGATATCCATTCATTCAGCGAGCCTGTTAGTGTTGATGAATGGGACAATTACTACATCGATGAGACGAGGGTGATTGCAAAACAACACCTTGACAGAGATGAATTCCGCCATATCCTCACATTTTTATGA